One part of the Musa acuminata AAA Group cultivar baxijiao chromosome BXJ1-5, Cavendish_Baxijiao_AAA, whole genome shotgun sequence genome encodes these proteins:
- the LOC103985045 gene encoding peroxidase 5 — protein MELMGVVVVVLASVLVLCYSSVLEAQLQVGFYKSTCPQAESIIASEVRRALASNIGLAAGLVRMHFHDCFVRGCDGSVLIDSSSNNTAEKDSFINNPSLRGFEVIDNAKTRLEAACQGVVSCADILALAARDSVVMTGGVMYQVPAGRRDGRVSLVSEVLASLPGPTFDVDQLTRSFASKGLTQDEMVTLSGAHTIGRSHCAAFSSRLFDFNSTDGHDPSLDSAYASQLKQQCPQGSNDTSLVAFMDPRSPYTLDTAYYANLLQNRGLFASDQALATDSTTAGLVKQNAAAGGGIAWKRKFAAAMVKMGQIDVLTGSDGEIRSRCRVIN, from the exons ATGGAGCTGATGGGAGTGGTGGTAGTAGTGTTAGCTTCTGTGCTGGTGCTGTGCTATAGTTCTGTGCTGGAAGCTCAGCTTCAGGTCGGGTTCTACAAGAGCACATGCCCACAGGCTGAATCCATCATCGCCAGTGAGGTCAGGAGAGCGCTAGCGAGTAACATTGGCCTGGCTGCTGGGCTCGTGAGGATGCATTTCCATGACTGCTTTGTGAGG GGTTGTGATGGTTCTGTTCTTATCGACTCCAGTTCGAACAACACTGCCGAGAAGGACTCGTTCATCAACAATCCAAGCCTCCGGGGATTCGAAGTCATCGACAATGCGAAGACCCGATTGGAAGCTGCTTGCCAAGGAGTCGTCTCGTGTGCAGATATACTTGCTTTAGCAGCCAGGGATAGCGTGGTGATG ACGGGAGGAGTGATGTACCAGGTCCCAGCTGGAAGAAGAGACGGGAGGGTGTCGCTGGTTTCTGAGGTGTTGGCTAGCCTTCCGGGTCCCACGTTCGATGTCGACCAACTTACTCGGAGCTTCGCCAGCAAAGGGCTCACTCAGGATGAGATGGTCACTCTCTCCG GTGCGCACACCATCGGCCGCTCGCACTGCGCCGCCTTCAGCAGCAGGCTCTTCGACTTCAACTCCACGGACGGGCACGACCCGAGTTTGGACTCGGCGTACGCGTCGCAGCTGAAGCAGCAGTGTCCGCAGGGCAGCAACGACACCAGCCTCGTCGCCTTCATGGATCCCCGCAGCCCCTACACCTTGGACACCGCCTACTACGCCAACCTCCTGCAGAACCGAGGCCTCTTCGCCTCCGACCAAGCCCTCGCCACCGACTCGACGACAGCGGGCCTGGTGAAGCAGAACGCGGCCGCCGGCGGTGGGATCGCCTGGAAGAGGAAGTTCGCTGCGGCCATGGTGAAGATGGGTCAGATAGACGTGCTGACGGGAAGCGATGGAGAGATACGTAGCCGCTGCAGGGTTATCAACTAA